Proteins from a genomic interval of Diospyros lotus cultivar Yz01 chromosome 6, ASM1463336v1, whole genome shotgun sequence:
- the LOC127804117 gene encoding uncharacterized protein LOC127804117, translating into MASSCLDMYSSSSSTAQSSSMSPRISFSNDFVDSNHSPAAHHIIQPRQPPPAASPDFEFSVTNYSMMSADELFFKGRLLPFKDCQLQNNNNKPTTLREELLVEDDEEELSLRPPKGSNKWKEILGLRKAHTGSKKPAKPDWSIEKKAGFGHDQEGDSSKSTHHQEVNNGGTGGCRDVEFKM; encoded by the exons ATGGCATCATCATGCTTGGACATgtactcttcttcttcctccaccgCCCAAAGCAGCTCCATGAGCCCCAGAATCTCCTTCTCCAACGACTTCGTCGATTCCAACCACTCGCCAGCCGCTCATCATATCATCCAGCCCAGACAGCCTCCTCCGGCCGCCTCGCCGGACTTCGAATTCTCCGTCACCAACTACTCCATGATGAGCGCCGACGAGCTGTTTTTCAAGGGCCGGTTGCTGCCCTTCAAGGACTGCCAGTTgcagaataataataataagcccACTACTCTCCGGGAGGAGCTGCTCGTGGAAGACGACGAGGAGGAGTTATCTCTCAGGCCGCCAAAGGGTTCCAATAAGTGGAAGGAGATTCTGGGACTGAGGAAGGCCCACACTGGTTCCAAGAAGCCTGCTAAGCCTGATTGGTCCATAGAGAAGAAGGCTGGTTTTGGCCATGATCAAGAGGGAGACTCTAGCAAGAGCACTCATCATCAG GAAGTGAATAATGGAGGGACAGGGGGTTGCAGAGATGTGGAGTTTAAGATGTGA
- the LOC127803269 gene encoding cyclin-dependent kinase inhibitor 7-like has product MEIAHVGVRTRAQALAIEARANSGPVKKRKLGAAELKFSSSLVQLRSRRRVAIKKENPVSTATSSNSGRQTASKVRSSSPSSDQVQASCCSSNGSSDLAKEVLEIVDLEDDSRLQKESSTCDFDNGDRRESTPSSELQGESGELESTTRPLEANSRRRSSAEKMPSATELEEFFAAAEEDLHEQFKKKYNYDIVKDVPLQGRYEWIMLKP; this is encoded by the exons ATGGAGATAGCTCATGTTGGTGTCAGGACGAGAGCCCAAGCTCTGGCCATCGAGGCAAGAGCGAATTCGGGACCAGTGAAGAAAAGGAAGCTCGGAGCTGCAGAATTGAAGTTCTCTTCCTCTCTAGTTCAGCTTAGAAGTCGCCGCCGAGTGGCAATTAAGAAGGAGAATCCGGTTTCCACAGCAACTTCGTCAAATTCTGGAAGACAGACGGCTTCGAAAGTTAGATCCTCGAGCCCTAGCTCCGATCAGGTTCAGGCTTCTTGTTGCTCGAGTAACGGTTCGAGCGACCTCGCGAAGGAGGTGCTAGAAATAGTAGATCTGGAG GATGACAGCCGTCTTCAAAAGGAAAGTTCGACTTGTGATTTCGACAACGGAGATAG GAGAGAGTCCACGCCGTCCAGCGAGTTGCAAGGCGAATCGGGAGAGCTAGAATCAACCACAAGGCCATTGGAGGCAAATTCTCGCCGCAGATCCTCGGCCGAGAAGATGCCATCAGCAACCGAACTTGAAGAATTCTTCGCTGCTGCAGAAGAAGACCTTCACGAACAGTTTAAAAAGAA GTATAACTACGACATTGTGAAGGACGTGCCCTTGCAAGGTCGCTATGAGTGGATTATGCTAAAGCCGTGA